One Rhodococcus sp. P1Y DNA window includes the following coding sequences:
- a CDS encoding ABC-F family ATP-binding cassette domain-containing protein: protein MSWIRLNDVAKGYDGKVMLREVFFKLADGDRVGLIGRNGTGKTTLLQLLLGRETPDSGTVDVTEGARIGYFSQFSELDGGRSIQAELESLFTAVHAIETELAEVEAALGGDLDEKQMYKLVDRQAELLDAMENSGGWTYHQQIDTVLSMLGFTAERRELPVERLSGGWRNRAALAKILIESPDVLLLDEPTNFLDVAGIAWLERWLRDFRGALLVVSHDRAFLEQVVTGIVEIENHHLQSYDGSYSEYVVQKQFRLKNLEREFSNEQQLLAYEQEAISDRKEAVKNPSGVLKRRLANIKKSKNPRPVDTVVTAIYGGLNVPDNLAEVTSISKSYGDQQLFRDVSFTVHRGDRIAITGPNGCGKTTLVDILTEAEKPDSGKIKWKTKAPSFIYYNRVLADLDPDDTVTHSVNAMPDSLALTATKKEVNRFLTLLQFSEMDLKTKIGVLSGGQKARVALAQCLLFGAGVIVLDEPTNHLDLQSTQVLERALMAFPGAVILVSHDRFFVEKVAFRQLSFDGKGGVEEIAGVQMA from the coding sequence TTGAGTTGGATTCGCCTGAACGACGTTGCCAAGGGATACGACGGGAAGGTGATGCTGCGCGAGGTGTTCTTCAAGCTCGCCGACGGTGATCGTGTGGGTCTGATCGGCCGAAACGGCACCGGCAAGACAACGCTGCTGCAACTGCTTCTCGGCCGAGAGACGCCTGATTCCGGCACCGTCGACGTCACCGAGGGCGCGCGGATCGGGTACTTCTCGCAGTTCTCGGAACTCGACGGTGGACGCAGCATCCAGGCCGAGCTCGAATCGCTGTTCACTGCTGTCCACGCGATCGAGACCGAACTCGCCGAGGTGGAAGCCGCGCTCGGCGGTGATCTCGACGAGAAGCAGATGTACAAGCTCGTCGACCGCCAGGCCGAACTGCTGGACGCGATGGAGAACAGCGGCGGCTGGACCTATCACCAGCAGATCGACACCGTGCTGTCGATGCTCGGCTTCACCGCAGAACGACGCGAACTCCCCGTCGAGCGGTTGTCCGGCGGTTGGCGGAACCGCGCAGCGTTGGCCAAGATTCTGATCGAATCACCCGACGTTCTGCTGCTCGACGAACCCACCAACTTTCTCGACGTCGCGGGTATCGCATGGCTCGAACGATGGTTGCGCGACTTCCGCGGCGCCCTGCTCGTCGTATCCCACGACCGTGCGTTTCTCGAGCAGGTCGTCACCGGCATCGTCGAGATCGAGAACCACCACCTCCAGAGCTACGACGGTTCCTACTCCGAATACGTTGTGCAGAAGCAGTTCCGGCTCAAGAATCTCGAACGCGAGTTCAGCAACGAACAGCAGCTCCTCGCCTACGAGCAGGAGGCGATCAGCGACCGCAAGGAAGCGGTCAAGAACCCCAGCGGTGTCCTCAAGCGTCGCCTCGCGAACATCAAGAAAAGCAAAAATCCGAGGCCCGTCGATACCGTCGTGACCGCCATCTACGGGGGCCTCAATGTTCCCGATAACCTCGCCGAGGTTACGTCGATCTCGAAAAGCTATGGAGATCAACAACTTTTTCGCGATGTTTCGTTCACCGTTCACCGCGGTGATCGGATTGCGATCACCGGACCGAACGGCTGTGGCAAGACGACTCTGGTGGACATCCTCACCGAGGCCGAGAAACCCGACAGCGGCAAGATCAAGTGGAAGACGAAGGCGCCGTCGTTCATCTACTACAACCGTGTGCTCGCCGATCTGGACCCCGACGACACCGTCACGCACTCGGTCAACGCCATGCCGGACAGTCTTGCGCTGACGGCGACGAAGAAAGAAGTCAATCGCTTTCTGACCCTGCTTCAGTTCTCCGAGATGGACCTCAAGACGAAGATCGGTGTGCTGTCCGGTGGGCAGAAGGCGCGTGTGGCGTTGGCTCAATGCCTGCTGTTCGGAGCAGGCGTCATCGTGCTCGACGAACCGACCAACCACCTCGACCTGCAGAGCACTCAGGTCCTCGAACGCGCCCTCATGGCATTCCCGGGTGCGGTGATTCTGGTGAGTCACGACAGATTCTTCGTCGAGAAGGTGGCGTTCCGGCAGCTGTCGTTCGACGGCAAGGGTGGGGTGGAGGAGATCGCGGGCGTCCAGATGGCCTGA
- a CDS encoding AurF N-oxygenase family protein produces the protein MLDVLSEGSVRRNFDPYLDIDWDSAEFQMTPDDPRWALPDYHPLGGTAWYQGLPADRRIEIGHHLLINAVKVGAAFESILIRGMMQFIMAMPNNSLEFRYCLHEITEECNHIQMFQELVNRSGADVPGMRTDFRLASPVMGMLGASLPLIFFVGILAGEEPIDHWQKEVIRQGKDVPPAMLRTMEIHIAEEARHISFAHHFLRQHYPNQGRATKWLVSVSTPIIMRWLAGVIMAPSRKLAKDLGIPREIVKEAYWDGPTGSEQLQSYFGDVRMLAVELGMMNRASRYLWKKLRIDGSVSRFRGEPDRSVR, from the coding sequence ATGCTCGACGTGCTGTCGGAGGGGTCGGTCAGGCGGAACTTCGATCCCTACCTGGACATCGACTGGGACTCGGCCGAGTTCCAGATGACTCCCGACGATCCCAGGTGGGCGCTGCCCGACTACCACCCTCTCGGCGGTACAGCCTGGTATCAGGGCTTACCGGCGGATCGTCGAATCGAGATCGGCCATCATCTGCTGATCAACGCAGTCAAGGTCGGCGCGGCCTTCGAGAGCATCCTTATCCGCGGAATGATGCAGTTCATCATGGCGATGCCGAACAATTCGCTCGAGTTCCGATACTGCCTCCACGAGATCACCGAGGAGTGCAACCACATCCAGATGTTCCAGGAGCTGGTGAACAGGTCGGGCGCCGATGTGCCGGGCATGCGCACCGACTTCCGCCTGGCATCGCCGGTGATGGGGATGCTGGGGGCCTCGCTCCCGCTGATCTTCTTCGTCGGGATCCTGGCTGGGGAGGAGCCGATCGATCACTGGCAGAAGGAAGTCATCCGTCAGGGCAAGGACGTTCCGCCGGCAATGTTGCGCACCATGGAGATTCACATCGCCGAGGAAGCTCGGCACATCTCGTTTGCGCACCACTTCCTTCGTCAGCATTATCCGAACCAGGGCCGGGCGACGAAATGGCTTGTGTCGGTGTCGACGCCGATCATCATGCGCTGGCTCGCCGGAGTGATCATGGCCCCCTCGCGAAAACTCGCGAAAGACCTGGGAATTCCGCGCGAAATAGTCAAAGAGGCTTACTGGGACGGGCCGACTGGGAGTGAGCAATTGCAGTCGTACTTCGGTGACGTCCGCATGCTCGCAGTCGAACTCGGAATGATGAACCGCGCATCACGATACCTGTGGAAGAAGCTCCGCATCGACGGCAGCGTCTCACGGTTTCGTGGGGAGCCAGACCGATCCGTGCGCTGA
- the aztD gene encoding zinc metallochaperone AztD: MKTIRSYRSLGAVVALGTSVALLAACSSESSTDAAADAPTETAAAESVSQATPRIATSYDGGVLILDATTLDTVEDITGIDGFTRLNPAGDGRHVFVSGSGAFTALDAGTWTEGSQYYTSTPALTDIKFDATTPGHVVRHDGKTVLFDDGTGKVEVFESAALLEGTKPEAESYTTPEAHHGVAVELSDGSLLTTVGNEDERTGIVVLDADRNEIARNEDCPGVHGEAVAANETVVVGCQDGLLIYRDGTISKVQSPDAYGRIGNQAGDENSPVLLGDYKTDPDAELERPTRVSLTDTATGELTLVDLGTSYTFRSLGRGPNGEAIVLGTDGALHVIDVNTKAVTKTIPVVGAWEEPVKWQEPRPALFVQDGTAYVSEPATDSVHAVDLASGTISATGELAHTPNELTGVTG, encoded by the coding sequence CAGCCGCCGACGCGCCTACCGAAACCGCTGCCGCGGAGAGCGTGTCGCAGGCAACTCCCCGGATCGCCACCAGCTACGACGGCGGAGTTCTGATTCTCGATGCCACGACATTGGACACCGTCGAGGACATCACCGGCATCGACGGTTTCACTCGGCTCAACCCGGCCGGCGACGGACGCCACGTGTTCGTGAGCGGATCGGGTGCGTTCACCGCCCTGGACGCTGGAACGTGGACCGAGGGTTCGCAGTACTACACCTCGACGCCCGCGCTGACCGACATCAAGTTCGACGCCACCACTCCCGGTCACGTCGTGCGTCACGACGGTAAGACCGTGTTGTTCGACGACGGTACCGGCAAGGTCGAGGTGTTCGAGTCCGCTGCATTGTTGGAGGGCACCAAGCCCGAAGCCGAGTCCTACACCACCCCGGAAGCTCATCACGGTGTAGCCGTGGAGCTTTCGGACGGATCGCTGCTGACTACCGTCGGTAACGAGGACGAGCGCACCGGCATCGTCGTACTCGACGCCGACCGCAACGAGATCGCTCGAAACGAAGACTGCCCCGGCGTGCACGGTGAGGCCGTCGCCGCGAACGAAACCGTCGTCGTAGGGTGCCAGGATGGCCTGCTCATCTACCGCGACGGCACGATCAGCAAGGTGCAGAGTCCGGATGCCTACGGCCGCATCGGAAACCAGGCCGGCGACGAAAATTCGCCCGTTCTCCTGGGTGACTACAAGACCGATCCCGACGCCGAACTCGAGCGTCCGACGCGCGTCTCGCTCACCGACACGGCGACTGGCGAGCTCACCCTCGTCGACCTCGGCACCAGCTACACGTTTCGCTCGCTCGGGCGTGGACCGAACGGTGAGGCGATCGTGCTCGGCACCGACGGTGCGCTTCATGTGATCGACGTGAACACCAAGGCCGTCACCAAGACCATCCCCGTCGTCGGCGCGTGGGAAGAGCCCGTCAAGTGGCAGGAACCGCGTCCGGCGCTGTTCGTCCAGGACGGCACCGCGTACGTCTCCGAGCCGGCCACGGACTCCGTCCATGCCGTCGACTTGGCGTCCGGAACCATCTCGGCAACGGGGGAGCTCGCGCACACCCCGAACGAGCTGACCGGCGTCACCGGATAG
- a CDS encoding outer membrane protein assembly factor BamB family protein, protein MNQTARLTIAAGVAAVSVVAAGVVLAQDRTTTIKRVTDASPAAPGLAWSTTPSDLGVEGAMFADPRTGSEYSWGVGSIHIDDTLITLAVVPDEYLGNSDAHMIGLDAHTGDKKWLTPAPGLAACSEQPLDGQLVCHRPSYGEQTGLVTFDVETGESREFDTASEIFAATVANERLYVAEGDLEGAEVTLHRGTLEDFDADWSEPIYVWAGWEDQYADQLKVGSEVGYFDLGGGFATFDAVTGRETWSTDVLDDCLTAQYRTAGDLAIASTYECGSTSGEVTGTTAFTRDGDVLASREGPAVHSLSTDQPSDISIPVVLGDAAFDRTTGEQLWQNDLLVFDYPGDEYNEPRTQGTLTAVIGDVGLLGFDGSTIGIDLRTGEQLWRTAETRSLIGTDADTVIFSSGSELGAVDVRTGSVLWTLEPGKLAPDADSSLDTFVEGSGGSYLLQSGSTVVKLEPLP, encoded by the coding sequence GTGAATCAGACTGCCCGCCTGACGATAGCGGCCGGCGTCGCCGCGGTGAGCGTGGTCGCTGCGGGAGTCGTACTGGCGCAGGACCGCACGACGACGATCAAGCGGGTCACCGACGCATCTCCGGCGGCACCCGGTCTCGCCTGGTCGACCACACCTTCCGACCTCGGCGTCGAAGGAGCAATGTTCGCCGACCCGCGGACGGGCTCGGAGTACTCGTGGGGCGTCGGTTCTATCCACATCGACGACACCCTGATCACTCTCGCCGTGGTTCCAGACGAGTATCTCGGCAACTCGGACGCACACATGATCGGGCTCGACGCGCACACCGGTGACAAGAAATGGTTGACGCCGGCGCCCGGATTGGCCGCATGCTCGGAACAGCCTTTGGACGGCCAACTCGTGTGCCACCGTCCGTCGTACGGCGAGCAAACTGGTCTGGTCACCTTCGACGTCGAGACCGGCGAGTCCCGCGAATTCGACACCGCGTCAGAAATTTTCGCGGCAACAGTAGCCAACGAACGCCTGTACGTCGCCGAAGGCGATCTGGAAGGCGCCGAGGTCACTCTGCATCGCGGGACACTCGAAGATTTCGACGCCGACTGGAGTGAGCCGATCTATGTGTGGGCGGGGTGGGAGGACCAGTATGCGGACCAACTGAAAGTCGGGTCCGAGGTGGGTTACTTCGACCTCGGCGGCGGATTCGCGACCTTCGACGCGGTGACGGGCCGCGAGACATGGTCGACGGATGTGCTCGACGACTGTCTGACAGCTCAGTACCGAACCGCGGGCGACCTCGCGATCGCATCGACGTACGAGTGCGGCAGCACCTCCGGCGAGGTCACCGGGACAACCGCATTCACTCGGGACGGCGACGTTCTGGCCAGCCGCGAGGGACCGGCCGTGCACAGCCTGTCCACCGACCAGCCGTCGGACATCTCGATTCCCGTCGTGTTGGGCGACGCCGCTTTCGACCGAACCACCGGAGAACAGCTGTGGCAGAACGACCTTCTCGTATTCGACTATCCCGGTGACGAATACAACGAACCGCGCACGCAGGGAACCCTGACCGCTGTCATCGGCGACGTGGGTCTACTCGGATTCGACGGCAGCACCATCGGTATCGATCTACGCACCGGTGAGCAGCTCTGGAGAACGGCTGAGACGCGTTCGCTCATCGGCACGGACGCCGACACCGTCATCTTCTCGTCCGGCAGCGAACTCGGCGCAGTCGATGTGCGCACCGGTTCGGTCCTGTGGACACTCGAGCCGGGCAAGCTTGCACCCGACGCCGACTCCTCGCTCGACACTTTCGTCGAAGGCAGCGGTGGCTCGTACCTTCTGCAGTCCGGGTCCACAGTGGTGAAGCTGGAGCCGCTGCCCTGA